A genomic region of Elaeis guineensis isolate ETL-2024a chromosome 9, EG11, whole genome shotgun sequence contains the following coding sequences:
- the LOC109505317 gene encoding uncharacterized protein codes for MSDWGPVFISVVLFILLSPGLLFQIPGKNRIVEFGNFQTSGLSILVHGIIFFALIAIFLIAVCVHMYLGS; via the coding sequence ATGTCAGACTGGGGGCCAGTGTTCATATCGGTGGTGCTCTTCATTCTGCTCTCACCGGGACTCCTCTTCCAGATCCCAGGGAAGAACAGAATAGTGGAGTTTGGCAACTTCCAGACCAGTGGACTCTCTATTCTAGTCCATGGCATCATCTTCTTCGCTCTTATTGCTATCTTCCTCATCGCCGTCTGCGTCCACATGTATCTAGGCTCCTAA